In Nilaparvata lugens isolate BPH chromosome 13, ASM1435652v1, whole genome shotgun sequence, the sequence TGACCTAAATCTCAATATAACTGAGTAATAGCATAAGAAGGTATACCATGGTACagggtgtttatgttccaagtttcactattaactcaagccgatagtcgtAGTAGTTCTTTTCCATGGAGCTACGtaatgctggtagtctctcatactgtgccgttcttacactctcaccccaacaaaacagtaataatagacagtagtcgataGTTATCGGAGCTTAACAAGAAatctgcttgaaatttggaacataaacgacctataccatgggatatcttcttatgctctcttttctctatggtgatagtattttattacaagtagtAGCCAGTTTCTTCAAGGGGTGGTAGTCTGTTTATACAGGACAGAATAAGGGGCTAGACCACTAAGGACTTATCAATTTTACTTATTGAATTACTGATTAACTTATTGCATTTGAATTTTGAGGCAATAAATGGATTCTGCTATTGTAAATATTGACCAAAAAACTAAATAGCAGGAGGAAATACGTTGAGTAAAACTGCCCAAAAAATGTGTCCAAACCGTGAATAGAACCCGGAACCTCTCAGTTGCTTTTTGTGTGGATGGTTTACACACAACGAATTTCCTTCTGCTATCTATTTCTGCTTCTGTTCTATTTCTAGTCGATATTTGCAGTggcagaagtccttagttctatttatatagctttcattggatatcgaattgattattataatattctagttGTTGGTCAACTGTAATTTCTAATAAATCTCCCATAAATGTAATCTTTCCTTAAGGTCCATATGGACGATAACAAAATGTTTGTAATCTATAAGCTTGTTTtgtataataaagaattttaattaaattttcccCTTGAGATTTTGAGTCACAATATCATCATAAATCTTCTCAATTGCTAAGATAACCAATACAGAATGGTCTCAAGTTGTAAAGGTTGCAACTCAAGTTGAAATCAAGGTGTAAACAAACATTCCAGAATGAGCTCAAGTTGTTAAAGCAGCCACAACAATGTAATCAAATTACAAGAAcagaatgaagaagaatgagCTTTAGCACCAGACCATTTCCTTCCGCTATTTAGTTCTTCAGTCAATATATTTGCACTAGTAGAAGTCcttaattctatttatatagatttcaatGGATATtaggattaattattattattattatggaaaatGTGATGTTTTGCTAACCTCTGGTGAGAAACTTGAACTGGCATGTTTTGCACTGGTAGCGCTTGACGTTTTCATGCCTAAGCAGGTGCATGCGCAGTTGAGACCGCTGGCGAAACCCGCGTCCACACACCGCGCATGCGTGTGGTCTTGCGTCCGAGTGCACGGCACGGTGGCTCAACAGCGTCCCTGATTGGCCGAACGATTTGCCGCAAACGTCACATCTAAACATATACAACCAAGATATACAAAAAAGATTGTctgaatataaatagaaatacagatctcagtacccttttttactttccttgccctactaccataggtaaggaagtattgctttccaaaaaaaattaaggtaccccaatttcaagttttctatacgtttcaaggtcccctgagtccaaaaacatgatttttgggtattggtctgtgtgtgtgtatgtgtgtatgtgtgtgtgtgtgtgtgtgtatgtctgtgaacacgataactccattcctaattaaccgatcgacttgaaattttaaacttaaggtccctttACCATgagacccgacaataagaaattcaataaaattcaattcaagatggcggaaaaaatggcggataattactaaaaaaccatgtttttcacggttttctcgaaacggctccaacgattttcttcaaatttataccatggatagctatttataagccctatcatctGGCATAAgtctcttttctctatggtgatagtattttattacaagtagtAGCCAGTTTCTTCAAGGGGTGGTAGTCTGTTTATACAGGACAGAATAAGGGGCTAGACCACTAAGGACTTATCAATTTTACTTATTGAATTACTGATTAACTTATTGCATTTGAATTTTGAGGCAATAAATGGAttctgctattgcaaatattgaccgaaaAACTAAATAGCAGGAGGAAATACGTTGAGTAAAACTGCCCAAAAAATGTGTCCAAACCGTGAATAGAACCCGGAACCTCTCAGTTGCTTTTTGTGTGGATGGTTTACACACAACGAATTTCCTTCTGCTATCTATTTCTGCTTCTGTTCTATTTCTAGTCGATATTTGCAGTggcagaagtccttagttctatttatatagctttcattggatatcgaattgattattataatattctagttGTTGGTCAACTGTAATTTCTAATAAATCTCCCATAAATGTAATCTTTCCTTAAGGTCCATATGGACGATAACAAAATGTTTGTAATCTATAAGCTTGTTTtgtataataaagaattttaattaaattttcccCTTGAGATTTTGAGTCAAAATATCATCATAAATCTTCTCAATTGCTAAGATAACCAATACAGAATGGTCTCAAGTTGTAAAGGTTGGAACTCAAGTTGAAATCAAGATGTAAACAAACATTCCAGAATGAGCTCAAGTTGTTAAAGCAAGCCACAACAATGTAATCAAATTACAAGAAcagaatgaagaagaatgagCTTTAGCACCAGACCATTTCCTTCCGCTATTTAGTTCTTCAGTCAATATATTTGCACTAGTAGAAGTCcttaattctatttatatagatttcaatGGATATtaggattaattattattattatggaaaatGTGATGTTTTGCTAACCTCTGGTGAGAAACTTGAACTGGCATGTTTTGCACTGGTAGCGCTTGACGTTTTCATGCCTAAGCAGGTGCATGCGCAGTTGAGACCGCTGGCGAAACCCGCGTCCACACACCGCGCATGCGTGTGGTCTTGCGTCCGAGTGCACGGCACGGTGGCTCAACAGCGTCCCTGATTGGCCGAACGATTTGCCGCAAACGTCACATCTAAACATATACAACCAAGATATACAAAAAAGATTGTctgaatataaatagaaatacagatctcagtacccttttttgaattatgtttaataatattataaagggtactgagatttgtatttctatttatattgcaagtagccctaaacagaaaagagacaattatCTGAATAACATTATTGGGTGATAgatgtattattttatacttgtaTATTTGAAAGAACGTCACATCTACAGGAATACGATCAACATTCAAGTAAAGATTATCTGAATAACCGCATTGGGTGATTTACAACAAGATATATTAAGCGTGGTTAAATTAACTAGACCTACGTACAACAGCCTGACTCAAGTATCAACAGATAGATTGCCATGAATCaaggttataataatattttattcacgaTATCTAGTGCATCCTTGATTCAGtaacttataataattattgtgaattaaGAAAACTAATTCACTATActataaacattataaaaatagaaaatcattgaCTCCTTTGAATCAAGATGGAGtgcaaaataatacaaaaaatatagttttcagatcaacaagtttgaaaataaataatttatggaATTAAACAAATACTTACTTCAAGATCCATTTTATTAGTCAACTCAAGTGCTTCCATGCTTTATATGAGGTGCTAAGATTGTGTGAGTGAAAAAACTAGAAACAAacataaacaaaaaataattgaacgcAAACAAgacaactacaataataaagAGTGATAAAACAAAAATGGACAAACTTAAATGTATGAGAATTGAATAGAAAACGTAAccaatgaaaaatatgagaCGATTCGGGAAATAAACAACGAAAGgaaatattaaaaacaataaatgTGAATGTAAATGGAACATGAATAATGTATTCAATGACAAATTAATAAATCCCTGATAAAAACAACAAGAGTCCCAACTTGCGGGACTTCCTCAACTGACCAAATAACAGTAAACTTATCATACTTCTGAGGGTTTTGGGATTTAAATAAAGCGGCTTATAGAGGGTGAAGGTAGAGATGTTAAGTTACTGGTAGCCAGTGATTTTTATTGAGACACTTTCCATACATTTGTCTGAAAGGACATATATCTAACGTAGCTTGACTTaacgtttctctatgattttcaGCAAGAAACCACAGGCAAAAAGGCAATTAAACAGTATCTTAATGATGGAACTGAAATTTGTTTTCAtgtttgtaaataattattgaccgagcgaagtgaggtctaagattcaagtcgacggtttggcatttctcttaatgtttaaatgtttatatgtttttatgttgcgtatttacggcgaaacgcggtaatagatttttatgaaatttgataggtatgttcctttttaaattgcgcgttgacgtatatacaaggtttttggaaattttgcatttcaaggataatataaaaggaaagaggagcctccttcatatgccaatattagagtaaaaatctggtgtggcgcactcacacaactttccttgccgttatgaaaatttatcacctgacgctagtgttcccgcgcatctcaagtctactattcaaagatttgagccagctggtgacagggcaataacgctggagacacacatgaggtctatctcttcatagtgaatgatttaatagaatcaacaataatttgcaattgaataatcacattttctcgaatttaaagcttattttcaattttaggtgaaaatgttactgaacattaatttcagagattttcatgctgaatctattcacttgatttttttgtttcaattgtatctgaagcctgataattgggaatctatctgcattgatggggcggagctcctgaaatttttacagatatgggacttgtggcagttgatagagcttatcgatgactattttaggtatgaatttgatcaaaatcgttggagccgtttccgagaaaatcacgaaaaaccctgtttttgacaacattttcgccgttttagccgccatcttgaattgcatttgatcgaaattgttcgtgtcggatccttatagtgaaaggaccttaagttccaaatttcaaatcattccgttaattgggagatgagatatcgtgtgcacatacactcatatacacacacacacacacacaccagttttttggactcaggggaccttgaaacgtatagaaatttagaaattgcggtaccttaatttttttcggaaagcaatactttccttacctatggtaatagggcaaggaaagtaaaaatcagactatagaattattcatcataaatcagctgtcaagtggtTTAAAAaacgcatgccatgacgcatgcaattcaatatctcaatgtaacttggtaaaaaatcagcagctgtgtagactataaattgcatgcctcgtcgcatgcctcattgaatgcaatttttatgcactattaaataggatgcaaagaacttataaaagcttgtctgggcgcctagatttcttctggttttctcgcgctaaatttccggaaagcgttatatgataattaaatcttgtgtaagcatgatctgatcaaataaatagttggtgtatcagtgtggatgtgcataaTATGGTTTCGGACGTCGTTAAGTTATGAAtgatatttattctattgataaaatttttgttcattatttgttattatattctttaatttttttataagttttggaattttgattctcaatttgttttatttttacttttttaataagtatttgaaatctttgtatttttcatttttgaattaggtggtatttttgttgtttgtattatttattattgcataagttcatattatttttatcattattttcttctttcatttgtatctgtacaatttttattattaaggagacatatttggggaaacccgttgtctccattgtgaataaataaataaatgaactattgattgcgtgcaataacgcatgcaattaataactaaaataaaatagtattgtctctcgaactttctctgctttgaactcgagCTGTCCTGttgacagtatgtcttgaaggagattagctttcgatgttagcatttttgatacaccaaccccaacagccattagccgttttcacaccgatatcacgccgacacgacatacagacaggatttactctgatgaacagtaaaagaggaggctgcggtttataacagcgcgaggtctactgttcacagaattactagttgtttatttattcggcaattgtatttatgaaatatttgCAACTCTGATCCTGGTTTCACCAGGCTCAGTCAAGGCATTTGAGAATTATCAAGCCGCGTACGATTTACAAGTGGGCACTGGAATTATCAATGGTGACTTTCGCCATAGAAATCATATGTTCCAGGGCACTCGCAAACCTTACCTGAttccaacgttagtagacagttagtagtctactaactttgacaTGATTCAACCATGTTCACATGTCTTGAATGAGGTTAGTGAAACCGTAGGCCTACACTACTTCCACCTTGCACAGGATGTTTCATTGCAGGTgatttaattttgttaattttcatTCTACTTTCATTTAGTATATAATGCTGCGAAGATCTCAATAAAgtttttgattcaatttaaattcaaattatttgtggATCATGTGTTAAAATCACTGGAAGcaagtaggcctaacttaccgTCTCCACTTTCCTCGTCTATGAGCagttcaaatgaaataaaattgattctaaACAACTTACTTATAAGGCCGGTCACCAGAATGTTTTCTCAAATGAACTTTGAGCGATTTTCTCTCTTTGTAACGTTTAGAACACAATGTGCACTCCCAGCTCTTCTCACTTTCAAGCCGTTCACTATCGTTTGTCTCTCTCACCGAGACTGCATCCggttttgatttatttttcatttcacaaCTGGCCACTTTGTTGACTGACCCATCTGTAAAAGGTATATTCTGTTGAAATTAAGTTATAGCTTACAGGTAATTATTTAAAGGTGATTAGAAAAACAAGACTTCTTAAAGTGCAAGGCACGGTGGTTTTTTCCTCAAATCGACTGTCGTATGAGATAGATACTGTTGTATTATCATCTGATTTTCTACCATCCATTGCGCGTCTATGGAAGGACTATGTAGATTTGTCAATAGAGTAATTCAAGTAATtttatataatgtaaaaatcTACCTACATTGCTCATAATAACCTCTATATCCCTCAGTTCTGTATAGATCTTTCTAAATAGATAGATCTTTCTAACTAGAGAGTAAATCTCTCTTTAATTAATCCCTGAATTTCTGGTCCGTGAGTTCCTTGAGTCGTGTAGATACAAATTATCTTATCCTATTCCTTATCTTCTAATTaggtactagtagttctgtgaacagtagacctcgcgctcagtgagttacattgacctgttgttatgttttctcaaaaattaatatataatttatcgattaaaaatgtctagaaaaaatcctaaataaacatagagctttctgttctatatcgtaccgtgacgtaccgtcccggaatgtgagtgtgagcgctgttatcaggtctggctgcaactgtctacaacgttgatggaaagatacaattttcaagatgttctatgtttttgaacgggtagtattatagtccactagacagctgatttataattaataattctatagtctgatttttacggtaatattggcgtatgaaggaggctcctttttccttttatattatccttaaaatgcaaaatttcaaaaaaccttgtatatacgtcgacgcgcaatttaaaaaggaacatacctgtcaaatttcatgaaaatctattaccgcgttttgccgtaaatgcgcaacataaaaacatataaacatttaaacattaagagaaatgccaaaccgtcgacttgaatcttagacctcacttcgctcggtcaattatgtatACTGCATATAATATTAGGCTTAAAGCTTGAGTAATCTAAAGTTGTTAAAGTGAAACTATGACAGAAAGATGAACTTAATAATTTTTATCCTCCAAATAATGTgtattattaaaaaacaaaaccCAATagcaatattgtttttatcaaccCAAACTAGCCAATTTTGATATTCACAGTGGCTGTCATTagttttgcatagtttttcatAATGATagtgataattttctatacCTTCAAATTCAACACAAAACAGAACAGctctaatttatttataatattaaggaACCAGTTGAACACTACTTAATTGAACAGTTGAAGCTTACAAACTGGACACAAGATAGAGGCTGAGCTGATTAACTTAACTATTGAAAGTAGCAGTGAATAGTGAGATTTAATTCAACATAAATGAAGAGGTTAAAGTTGAAATAAATAGAGAACGTGGCGACCAGAAAATTAAAGCGTTAATATCATGATCATCCCACCGCAACtcaatataataatgttattaaaGCGAAGAGGTAAATTAATGTTTTCTatggaataaatatttttttattaattacttaCCACATTCAGATACTTCGGTACAATTGATCAGACTATCAACGTCAactgaaatgtttttattaagtCCATCAACTATACTGTCTGTCTTCTCAAAAGTAATTTAATCTACTGAAATTTGTTTAATTTCATTTGACTCACCTCAGCATTCATCTACAATGTTGGCGTCATTGGTTCCAGACGCCAAATTTAAAATTGCTTTTAACGAGTGCCACAAGATGTAAGCAAAGAGTAAATCGAGCGATTGTCTTGAACATCTTTCAAGTACTTTATAGACCAAATAAAGCCGTTGGATactctattattttttcatctaaGACTGCTCAAGGAAAGTATCACATTGCTGACTTGATAGGTTAAGTTAAAACCAACTAACACAATATTTAACTATTATGGTAAACTGATTAGAGTAACATTATAGTGAGATTCGATTTATACTGTAAGCATTGGTTGATAAggattgattcaattattaaataaggAATGCTGGCAGTTggaagtggatctcactatagaagctCCAGCATTGGCAGGAAACCGTGTTATGTCGGCCAGGATAGCCAAGGCGTGAGATAGTTCATATTATAATGTACTGTACTATCCCTACcctgggttcgaatcccaccggtgagcatggacgtttgatcatctcatcaaaacACCCTTTTACTCTCCATTACCTACGCACAAGCAAAAAAACTCATGTAAGCATAAtttgcaataataatagaaaatgttGATACCACCAGCATCGCACGTCAATGGGAACCGTGTCATTGTATAGTGTTCACTTCATAGTACCTAGTATATTGATAATCCATTGCTTAAATTTCACTTTATAGTACCTATAGGCTAGTAATAAAAATCCGTTGCGAAAAGAATCTGTTGTGGCATTGATTGATCAAAAGCACCGATTTAGTGTTTCAACACTATTTTGTTGTTTCATTTTAGAaggatgaaaatataattccaaagATCTTGTTCGATAAGGAATTGGGTGATAATGATTTACTAGAATATGAGGCATCCATTTCCAAAGTGACTCTTCTCCACCAATCCAAATTTTTAGAAAATCACAATAAACACTGAAACAGATTATCtaagaataattgaaatgtttttaCTACTATTACTTCCTTTACATGATATAAATACatcaattagttatggaatgcctcgatttctatttgttttctgaaaaaaaaatggaaaataggATGGATAAGAGTCATTTTGGAACTGTAGATTGGATAACGGACATTTTGGAACTGAAGAGATGGGACATGAGTCACTTTGTAACTTATACTAGTCTAGGTTTCATTGAGCAAAGAGTGTTTTCCATGAGTTACCTAATAACTTGTGTGTGAATGGATGGTAAtgcttcaagaaaatataaatatagtttaatgaaaatatttgcaTGTATTATTCAGGATgttataaaaatcaataagaaaataaaCACTAGAAAAACATAAATAGCAAAGTCATCATCTTCCATGAAACCACCCTCATTTTCATCCTCATTATCATCTTGcctattattttgattattgagaATGTCTTTGTAGAAATGTAGATCATTTTTTTAGATCAATTTTTTCATGTGTCTGATAAAAGTTCTGATGAAACCTACGAACATCTTGCATTCTTAAGTCGTTGCACTTGAAAACACTGTCTTTGTGTTTACATGTTGGTAATTTGGGCAAACcttttgatgaatattttttcttctttgatgaattttttg encodes:
- the LOC111058398 gene encoding zinc finger protein 32 — translated: MKNKSKPDAVSVRETNDSERLESEKSWECTLCSKRYKERKSLKVHLRKHSGDRPYKCDVCGKSFGQSGTLLSHRAVHSDARPHACAVCGRGFRQRSQLRMHLLRHENVKRYQCKTCQFKFLTRGDLVRHEKTHTGERQYRCDICYKSYARRQSLELHLRKKCGITEINIQHLLKVPANTD